In Manis pentadactyla isolate mManPen7 chromosome 3, mManPen7.hap1, whole genome shotgun sequence, a single window of DNA contains:
- the NMRK1 gene encoding nicotinamide riboside kinase 1 isoform X1, giving the protein MKTFVIGISGVTNGGKTTLAMNLQKHLQNCSVISQDDFFKPESEIEIDKNGFLQYDVLEALDMEKMMSAISCWMESPRHSLVEDGGSTEEISILIIEGFLLFNYKPLDSLWRRSYFLTIPYEECKRRRSTRVYEPPDVPGYFDGHVWPMYLKHRQEVEDIPWEIVYLDGTKSEEDLFSQVYEDLLQELAKQKCLQVTA; this is encoded by the exons ATGAAAACATTTGTCATTGGAATCAGTGG tgtgacaaatggtgggaagACAACATTGGCTATGAATTTGCAGAAACACCTCCAAAACTGCAGTGTCATATCTCAGGATGATTTCTTTAAG CCAGAGtctgagatagagatagataaaaaTGGATTTCTGCAGTATGATG TGCTTGAGGCGCTCGACATGGAAAAAATGATGTCCGCCATTTCTTGCTGGATGGAAAGTCCGAGACACTCTCTGGTAGAAGATGGGGGAAGCACTGAGGAAATTTCCATATTAATCATCGAAGGTTTCCTTCTCTTTAATTATAA GCCACTTGACAGTCTATGGCGTAGAAGCTACTTTCTGACCATTCCATATGAAGAAtgtaagaggaggaggag TACGAGGGTCTATGAGCCTCCAGATGTCCCAGGGTACTTCGATGGCCATGTGTGGCCCATGTACCTAAAGCACAGACAAGAAGTAGAGGACATCCCGTGGGAAATTG TTTACCTAGATGGAACAAAATCTGAAGAGGACCTCTTTTCACAAGTGTATGAAGATCTGTTACAAGAACTAGCAAAGCAAAAGT
- the NMRK1 gene encoding nicotinamide riboside kinase 1 isoform X2, with product MNLQKHLQNCSVISQDDFFKPESEIEIDKNGFLQYDVLEALDMEKMMSAISCWMESPRHSLVEDGGSTEEISILIIEGFLLFNYKPLDSLWRRSYFLTIPYEECKRRRSTRVYEPPDVPGYFDGHVWPMYLKHRQEVEDIPWEIVYLDGTKSEEDLFSQVYEDLLQELAKQKCLQVTA from the exons ATGAATTTGCAGAAACACCTCCAAAACTGCAGTGTCATATCTCAGGATGATTTCTTTAAG CCAGAGtctgagatagagatagataaaaaTGGATTTCTGCAGTATGATG TGCTTGAGGCGCTCGACATGGAAAAAATGATGTCCGCCATTTCTTGCTGGATGGAAAGTCCGAGACACTCTCTGGTAGAAGATGGGGGAAGCACTGAGGAAATTTCCATATTAATCATCGAAGGTTTCCTTCTCTTTAATTATAA GCCACTTGACAGTCTATGGCGTAGAAGCTACTTTCTGACCATTCCATATGAAGAAtgtaagaggaggaggag TACGAGGGTCTATGAGCCTCCAGATGTCCCAGGGTACTTCGATGGCCATGTGTGGCCCATGTACCTAAAGCACAGACAAGAAGTAGAGGACATCCCGTGGGAAATTG TTTACCTAGATGGAACAAAATCTGAAGAGGACCTCTTTTCACAAGTGTATGAAGATCTGTTACAAGAACTAGCAAAGCAAAAGT